From Leptolyngbya sp. KIOST-1, one genomic window encodes:
- a CDS encoding glycosyltransferase family 2 protein, with amino-acid sequence MFTIFILTHNEERDIAACIESALLSDDVIVVDSCSSDRTRAIATQYPVRFVEHPFASHGQQRTWMLQNLPCRHDWAYILEADERMTPELFAECLAAIAQGDRVGYYVAERVMFMGRWIRRSTQFPRYQLRLLRRDRVWFDDYGHTEREVVDGPTDFLRETYPHYTCSKGLSRWIDKHNRYSTDEAAETLRQLQSGRVDWQALLWGKSEVERRRALKDLSLRLPLRPLARWLYMMFILGGWRDGRAGLAWCTLQAFYEYLIVLKVRELNHPEYLTGVQPEHPRGEAASVDDTVAVATRIGVPPLP; translated from the coding sequence ATGTTCACTATTTTTATCCTGACCCACAACGAAGAGCGGGATATCGCGGCCTGCATAGAGTCGGCCCTGCTCTCCGATGACGTGATTGTGGTGGACTCCTGCAGCAGCGATCGCACCCGCGCGATCGCCACCCAGTATCCGGTGCGTTTTGTCGAGCACCCCTTCGCCAGCCACGGCCAGCAGCGCACTTGGATGCTGCAAAACCTGCCCTGCCGCCACGACTGGGCCTACATTCTCGAAGCCGACGAGCGCATGACGCCGGAGCTATTTGCCGAGTGCCTGGCGGCGATCGCCCAGGGCGACCGGGTGGGCTATTACGTGGCCGAACGAGTCATGTTCATGGGCCGCTGGATTCGCCGCAGCACCCAGTTTCCCCGCTACCAGCTGAGGCTGCTGCGCCGGGACAGGGTGTGGTTTGACGACTACGGCCACACTGAGCGCGAGGTCGTGGATGGCCCCACCGACTTTTTGCGCGAGACCTACCCCCACTACACCTGCAGCAAAGGCCTCAGCCGCTGGATCGACAAGCACAACCGCTACTCCACCGACGAGGCGGCAGAAACCCTGCGCCAGTTGCAAAGCGGCAGGGTGGACTGGCAAGCCCTCCTTTGGGGCAAATCTGAAGTCGAGCGCCGCCGTGCCCTCAAAGATCTCTCGCTGCGGCTGCCCCTGCGGCCCCTGGCCCGCTGGCTCTATATGATGTTTATCCTGGGCGGCTGGCGCGACGGGCGGGCGGGGCTGGCCTGGTGTACTCTCCAAGCGTTTTACGAGTATTTAATTGTGCTCAAAGTGCGGGAGCTAAATCACCCCGAGTACCTGACCGGCGTGCAGCCGGAGCACCCAAGGGGCGAGGCTGCCTCTGTGGACGACACCGTCGCTGTTGCGACCAGGATAGGTGTACCGCCATTGCCTTAG
- a CDS encoding CsbD family protein: protein MAIEDRAKATAQNIEGKMQAAAAELTGDTRGKAEGEAKQAQAQATHAKEDVKDALKDAID from the coding sequence ATGGCTATCGAAGATCGCGCTAAAGCTACCGCCCAGAACATTGAGGGCAAAATGCAGGCTGCTGCCGCTGAACTGACGGGCGACACCAGGGGCAAGGCCGAGGGTGAGGCCAAGCAGGCCCAGGCCCAGGCCACCCACGCTAAAGAGGACGTCAAGGACGCCCTGAAGGACGCGATTGACTAA
- a CDS encoding ATP-dependent Clp protease proteolytic subunit — MSLEIKAVQAPYGDAMYRTPPPDLPSLLLKERIVYLGLPLFSGDDIKQQVGIDVTELIIAQLLFLQFDDPDKPIFFYINSTGTSWYDGNMIGYDTEAFAICDTMNYIKPPVHTICIGQAMGSAAVILAAGTKGYRASLPHARIVLNQPRSGAQGQATDIEIRAKEVLDNKRSMMDILAKSTGKSLEQVMRDSDRMFYMNPEEAKEYGIIDRVLASRKELPAPAGAGV, encoded by the coding sequence ATGAGTTTAGAGATTAAAGCCGTGCAGGCACCGTATGGCGATGCAATGTACCGCACGCCACCCCCAGACCTACCGTCGCTGCTGCTGAAGGAGCGGATTGTCTATCTGGGTCTGCCCCTGTTCTCGGGGGATGATATCAAGCAGCAGGTGGGCATCGACGTCACCGAGCTGATCATCGCCCAGCTGCTCTTCTTGCAGTTTGACGACCCCGACAAGCCCATTTTCTTCTACATCAACTCCACCGGCACCTCCTGGTACGACGGCAACATGATCGGCTACGACACCGAAGCCTTTGCCATCTGCGACACCATGAACTACATCAAGCCCCCGGTGCACACCATTTGCATCGGTCAGGCCATGGGGTCGGCGGCGGTGATTCTGGCGGCGGGTACCAAGGGTTACCGGGCCAGTTTGCCCCACGCCCGCATCGTGCTCAACCAGCCCCGCAGTGGGGCCCAGGGCCAGGCCACCGACATCGAGATTCGGGCTAAGGAAGTGCTCGACAACAAGCGATCGATGATGGACATCCTCGCCAAGAGCACCGGCAAGAGCCTGGAGCAGGTGATGCGCGACTCCGATCGCATGTTCTACATGAACCCCGAAGAAGCCAAGGAGTACGGCATTATTGACCGCGTGTTGGCCAGCCGCAAAGAGCTGCCAGCCCCTGCCGGAGCTGGGGTCTAG
- a CDS encoding ATP-dependent Clp protease proteolytic subunit, translating into MPIGTPKVPYRLPGSQYSQWVDIYTRLNQERIIFLGQEVTDSLANSIVAAMLYLDSDDNSKPIYLYINSPGGSVTAGMAIYDTMQYIKSDVVTICLGLAASMGAFLLAAGSKGKRVALPHSRIMIHQPMGGTGRQRLQASDIAIEAKEILRVRQELNEMMSRHTGRSIEQIQKDTDRDYFMSAEEAVAYGLIDRVIEERTQELATSVPSTI; encoded by the coding sequence ATGCCCATCGGTACTCCCAAAGTCCCCTATCGTCTCCCCGGTAGCCAGTACTCCCAGTGGGTCGATATTTATACTCGCCTCAACCAGGAGCGAATTATCTTTCTCGGTCAGGAGGTGACCGACAGTCTGGCCAACTCCATTGTGGCGGCCATGCTGTACCTCGACTCCGATGACAACAGCAAGCCCATCTACCTCTACATCAACTCCCCCGGCGGGTCGGTGACGGCGGGAATGGCCATCTACGACACCATGCAGTACATCAAGTCTGATGTGGTCACCATCTGCCTCGGCCTGGCCGCCTCTATGGGGGCGTTTTTGCTGGCGGCGGGCAGCAAGGGCAAGCGGGTGGCCCTGCCCCATTCGCGGATTATGATTCACCAGCCCATGGGCGGTACCGGACGGCAGCGCCTCCAGGCCAGCGACATTGCGATCGAGGCCAAGGAGATTCTGCGGGTGCGTCAAGAACTCAACGAAATGATGTCTCGCCACACCGGGCGTTCGATTGAACAAATTCAAAAGGACACCGACCGCGACTACTTCATGTCGGCCGAGGAGGCCGTGGCCTACGGTCTAATCGACCGGGTGATTGAGGAGCGCACCCAGGAACTGGCGACCTCGGTGCCCTCGACCATCTAA
- a CDS encoding J domain-containing protein, whose translation MALAHYYRILGLRTGASFGDVKLAYRNLARLYHPDTNPGDQLAKEKFIQVTQAYQALVNALPPEPVKARPAPSPSPTPAPPAAPPVSPPAPPVQAVEPEQQIELTVSPTPGGSEADQQLKVNSFKQLRSLLQGQRFPRAVALVEGLVQRFPEDPEIRQWHAITYYRWGHDLLNNGNFKKAEACLKKARRVDPQNRSLRQALHHDFQRLEYLRQRPLAQAQ comes from the coding sequence ATGGCGCTGGCGCACTACTACCGCATCTTGGGTCTGAGAACCGGGGCCAGCTTTGGCGATGTCAAGCTGGCCTATCGCAATTTGGCCCGCCTCTACCACCCCGACACCAACCCGGGCGACCAGCTAGCCAAGGAAAAGTTTATTCAGGTCACCCAGGCCTACCAGGCCCTGGTGAATGCGCTGCCGCCCGAACCCGTCAAGGCCAGGCCCGCGCCCTCCCCCAGCCCGACTCCCGCCCCCCCAGCCGCTCCGCCCGTGTCACCCCCCGCTCCCCCGGTTCAGGCGGTGGAACCGGAGCAGCAGATCGAGCTGACGGTCAGCCCTACGCCAGGGGGCTCGGAGGCCGACCAGCAGCTCAAGGTGAACAGCTTCAAGCAGCTGCGATCGCTGCTCCAGGGGCAGCGCTTTCCCCGCGCGGTAGCCCTGGTGGAGGGGCTGGTGCAGCGCTTTCCCGAAGACCCAGAAATTCGCCAGTGGCACGCCATTACCTACTACCGCTGGGGTCATGACCTGCTCAACAATGGCAACTTCAAAAAGGCCGAAGCCTGCCTGAAGAAGGCTCGCCGGGTAGACCCCCAAAACCGCTCGCTGCGGCAGGCGCTGCACCACGACTTTCAGCGCCTCGAGTATCTGCGGCAGCGGCCCCTGGCCCAGGCCCAGTAG
- a CDS encoding glycosyltransferase family 4 protein, producing MPTTRRLLLISTPVGPLGSGLGGGVELTLQNLCQGLRARGHRVTVAAPEGSALAGVPVVEVAGQLQPTAHTQGRNTPITLPGDSVLGNLWRYARQHQGEFDLIVNLAYDWLPFYLSEFFDTPVAHFVTMGSLSEAMDEAIRQVARQFPGRLGAYTRTQADTFGVANTFVILGSAIDLAQYDFCASPGEALAWMGRISPEKGLEDALEAAAMAQVPLKILGKLEDANYWQRLCDRFPEAADCYLGFLPTAELQQVLRQCRALVMTPRWVEAFGNVAIEALACGVPVIAYARGGPAEIVQPGVTGWLVPPDDVPGLATAIARIDQLDRQACRRQAETDYSLDALAARFEQWFESIIQALER from the coding sequence ATGCCCACGACCCGTCGCCTACTCCTGATCTCAACTCCCGTCGGGCCGCTGGGGTCTGGCCTGGGGGGCGGCGTGGAGCTGACCTTGCAGAACCTGTGCCAGGGGCTAAGGGCGCGAGGGCACCGGGTCACGGTGGCGGCTCCGGAGGGGTCTGCTCTGGCCGGTGTGCCCGTAGTGGAAGTCGCCGGGCAGCTCCAGCCCACGGCCCACACCCAGGGGCGCAACACCCCGATCACGCTGCCTGGGGACAGCGTGCTGGGCAACCTGTGGCGCTACGCCCGGCAGCACCAGGGCGAGTTTGATTTGATCGTCAACCTGGCCTACGACTGGCTGCCCTTCTACCTGAGCGAGTTCTTTGACACGCCGGTGGCTCACTTTGTCACCATGGGGTCCCTCAGCGAGGCGATGGATGAGGCCATTCGTCAGGTGGCGCGGCAGTTTCCAGGGCGGCTGGGGGCCTACACCCGCACCCAGGCCGACACCTTTGGGGTGGCCAACACCTTTGTAATTCTGGGCAGCGCCATCGATTTAGCCCAGTACGACTTTTGCGCTTCCCCTGGGGAGGCCCTCGCCTGGATGGGGCGTATTTCTCCCGAAAAAGGGCTAGAGGACGCCCTGGAAGCCGCCGCTATGGCCCAGGTGCCGCTCAAAATTTTGGGCAAGCTGGAGGATGCCAACTACTGGCAGCGGCTCTGCGATCGCTTCCCTGAGGCCGCCGACTGCTACCTGGGCTTTTTGCCCACCGCCGAACTCCAGCAGGTGCTGCGCCAATGCCGCGCCCTGGTAATGACGCCCCGCTGGGTAGAGGCCTTTGGCAACGTGGCGATCGAGGCGCTGGCCTGCGGCGTGCCGGTAATTGCCTACGCGCGGGGCGGCCCCGCCGAAATTGTGCAGCCGGGAGTGACGGGCTGGCTGGTGCCGCCAGACGACGTGCCGGGGCTGGCAACGGCGATCGCCCGGATTGACCAGCTAGATCGCCAGGCCTGCCGCCGCCAGGCCGAAACTGACTATTCCCTCGACGCCCTGGCCGCTCGATTTGAGCAGTGGTTTGAGAGCATTATTCAAGCGTTAGAGAGGTAG
- a CDS encoding peptidoglycan-binding protein, giving the protein MNIRTLLPPSRRGRSGSRALALALTVGLSAWTGKVSPAWSWSSPWPNQGILTADLLAQAPVPVQSDTAAPNPLLLVPGAEGNEVTMLQRQMRLLGLYQGPVDGRYGEAMEAAIAAFQTRAGLPATGALDQATWERMSTPQLLTPVDTTTPEPPVLLPTAAAAPEETPASTPEPAEDAPELTDANPEAVPSQAGRLSWWLLGGLALVGCLGGWRWLGKGKTRSPAVGSLPQHGAPAPSDLGTTDGGDRSASPDPQPTASARADLPLEATTRLSTGDIVDSLVQDLVSADGSVRRQAIWELGQRGHSNAIQPLINRLLEADSQEKSLILAALAEISSRSLKPMHRALALGLQDSSPEVRKNAIRDLTRITDTVVQLSAMLTHAAQDADPGVQETAQWALAQLNRIPTAPYPSEPAVLESTYDGDRSQPTPESHRIPPS; this is encoded by the coding sequence ATGAACATTAGAACCCTATTGCCACCAAGTCGGCGTGGCCGCAGCGGCAGTCGTGCATTGGCCCTGGCCCTGACTGTGGGGCTGTCGGCCTGGACGGGGAAAGTGTCTCCGGCCTGGTCGTGGAGCAGCCCCTGGCCAAACCAGGGCATCCTGACCGCAGATTTGCTGGCCCAGGCCCCTGTCCCCGTTCAGTCGGATACCGCCGCACCGAACCCCTTGCTGCTGGTACCCGGTGCCGAGGGCAACGAGGTGACAATGCTCCAGCGGCAGATGCGGCTGCTGGGCCTTTACCAGGGACCGGTGGACGGGCGCTATGGGGAGGCGATGGAGGCTGCGATCGCGGCCTTTCAAACCAGAGCCGGGCTACCCGCTACGGGAGCTCTCGACCAGGCGACCTGGGAGCGCATGAGCACGCCTCAACTGCTCACCCCGGTAGACACGACCACCCCCGAGCCCCCCGTGCTGTTGCCCACGGCGGCAGCGGCCCCCGAGGAAACCCCCGCATCTACCCCTGAGCCTGCTGAGGATGCCCCTGAGCTGACTGACGCCAACCCAGAGGCTGTCCCCAGCCAAGCAGGGCGTCTGAGCTGGTGGCTGCTGGGGGGCCTGGCCCTGGTTGGCTGCCTGGGGGGTTGGCGGTGGCTGGGGAAAGGCAAAACGCGATCGCCAGCCGTGGGCTCGCTGCCACAGCATGGGGCCCCTGCCCCTAGCGACCTGGGCACAACCGACGGCGGCGATCGCTCCGCTTCACCCGATCCCCAGCCCACCGCTTCGGCCAGGGCCGATCTGCCCCTGGAGGCGACCACCCGCCTCAGCACCGGAGACATTGTCGATTCGCTGGTGCAGGACCTGGTCAGCGCCGATGGCTCAGTGCGTCGTCAGGCCATTTGGGAACTGGGCCAGCGGGGGCATTCCAATGCGATTCAGCCCCTGATCAACCGGCTTCTGGAGGCCGATTCCCAGGAGAAAAGCCTGATTCTGGCGGCCCTGGCTGAAATCAGCAGCCGCAGCCTCAAGCCCATGCACCGCGCCCTCGCCCTGGGGCTGCAGGACTCCAGCCCCGAGGTCCGCAAAAACGCCATCCGCGATCTGACCCGGATCACCGATACGGTGGTGCAGCTGAGCGCTATGCTGACCCATGCGGCGCAGGACGCGGACCCCGGCGTGCAGGAAACGGCCCAGTGGGCCTTAGCCCAGCTCAACCGCATTCCTACAGCTCCCTACCCCAGCGAACCCGCCGTTCTGGAATCGACCTACGATGGCGATCGCTCGCAACCGACCCCAGAAAGCCATCGCATTCCGCCCAGCTGA
- a CDS encoding DMT family transporter — MDSAPPSTATRNPIVLIAPFFLWGTAMVAMKGAMPHTTPFFMAGMRLVPAGAVVLLASLCLGRTQAISRRGWLWIALFALVDGTLFQGFLAAGLQRTGAGLGSVMIDSQPLAVAVMARGLFGEHIGALGWLGLLWGIAGISLLGLPDEWIFSLFQGDITWLTGGTALNTLLQGGEWLMLLAALSMATGTILIRYVCRHADPVVATGWHMVLGGLPLFGLSALGEVQPWQGLTGFDWGAIAYSTLFGSALAYGIFFFLAAQGNLTSLSALTFLTPVFALLFGNLFLAETLSSLQWLGVSFTLISIYLINQRDGLTQKLRQWMLNYGTGASSVETD, encoded by the coding sequence ATGGATTCTGCTCCCCCCTCCACCGCCACCCGTAACCCGATTGTGCTGATTGCCCCGTTCTTTTTGTGGGGCACCGCCATGGTAGCGATGAAGGGGGCCATGCCCCACACCACTCCCTTCTTCATGGCCGGGATGCGTCTGGTGCCGGCTGGGGCGGTGGTGCTGCTGGCCAGCCTTTGCCTGGGACGAACCCAGGCCATCAGCCGGCGGGGCTGGCTGTGGATAGCGCTCTTTGCCCTGGTCGATGGCACCCTTTTTCAGGGCTTTCTGGCGGCGGGGCTGCAGCGCACCGGGGCCGGTCTGGGCTCGGTGATGATCGACTCCCAGCCCCTGGCGGTGGCGGTCATGGCGCGGGGCCTGTTTGGCGAGCACATCGGTGCCCTGGGCTGGCTTGGCCTGCTCTGGGGGATCGCGGGCATCAGTCTGCTGGGCCTGCCCGACGAGTGGATTTTTTCTCTTTTTCAGGGCGACATTACCTGGCTAACCGGGGGCACGGCCCTCAATACCCTGCTTCAGGGGGGCGAGTGGCTGATGCTGCTGGCGGCGCTGTCGATGGCGACGGGCACGATTTTGATTCGCTACGTGTGCCGTCACGCCGACCCGGTAGTGGCGACGGGCTGGCACATGGTGCTGGGCGGCCTGCCGCTATTCGGCCTCTCGGCTCTGGGGGAAGTGCAGCCCTGGCAGGGGCTGACCGGGTTTGACTGGGGCGCGATCGCCTACTCGACCCTGTTTGGCAGCGCCCTGGCCTACGGGATCTTCTTCTTTCTGGCCGCCCAGGGCAACCTCACCAGCCTCAGCGCCCTCACCTTTTTGACCCCGGTATTTGCGCTGCTGTTTGGCAACCTGTTTTTGGCCGAAACCCTGAGTTCGCTGCAGTGGCTGGGGGTGAGCTTTACCCTGATCAGCATTTACCTGATCAACCAGCGGGATGGCCTGACCCAAAAACTGCGGCAGTGGATGCTGAACTACGGGACGGGGGCCTCTTCGGTGGAGACGGACTAA
- the sppA gene encoding signal peptide peptidase SppA, with protein MVWPFPPRFRKSIARIEVTGVIAAATRKRVLEALKEIEEKRFPALLLRIDSPGGTVGDSQEIYTALQRLKDKLKIVASFGNISASGGVYIGMGADQIMANPGTITGSIGVILRGNNLERLLDRVGVSFKVIKSGPYKDILAFDRELTDSEKGILQELIDVSYGQFVKTVAEARRLSEDTVRSFADGRIFTGEQALQLGVVDRLGSEDEARRWAAELVGLDPEKTECITFEEKKPLLKRLVPGNSNVGLVDAAGLPYPQLAVPALNATLEWLEFERSTSGLPLWLYRP; from the coding sequence ATGGTTTGGCCGTTTCCGCCCCGTTTTCGCAAGTCCATTGCCCGCATTGAGGTCACCGGCGTAATTGCCGCCGCCACCCGCAAGCGCGTGCTCGAAGCGCTCAAAGAGATTGAAGAAAAGCGCTTTCCAGCGCTGCTGCTGCGCATCGACAGCCCCGGCGGCACCGTAGGCGACTCCCAGGAGATCTACACCGCCCTGCAGCGGCTCAAGGACAAGCTCAAAATTGTCGCCAGCTTTGGCAATATCTCCGCCTCGGGTGGGGTCTACATCGGCATGGGGGCCGACCAGATCATGGCCAACCCCGGCACCATTACCGGCAGCATTGGCGTCATCTTACGGGGCAATAACCTGGAGCGCCTGCTCGACCGGGTGGGGGTGTCGTTTAAGGTGATCAAGTCTGGCCCCTACAAGGATATTCTGGCCTTCGATCGCGAGCTGACCGACTCCGAAAAAGGCATTCTGCAGGAGCTGATCGACGTCAGCTACGGGCAGTTTGTCAAAACCGTGGCCGAGGCCCGCCGCCTCAGCGAAGACACTGTTCGCAGCTTTGCCGACGGGCGCATTTTTACCGGCGAACAGGCCCTGCAGCTGGGGGTGGTCGATCGCCTGGGCAGTGAAGACGAGGCCCGTCGCTGGGCCGCTGAACTGGTGGGCCTCGACCCCGAAAAAACCGAGTGCATCACCTTTGAGGAGAAAAAACCGCTGCTGAAGCGGCTGGTGCCCGGCAACAGCAATGTCGGGCTGGTCGATGCTGCTGGCCTGCCCTACCCCCAACTGGCCGTGCCCGCCCTCAACGCCACCCTGGAGTGGCTGGAGTTTGAGCGCTCCACCAGCGGCCTGCCCCTGTGGCTGTATCGCCCCTAA
- the aroH gene encoding chorismate mutase, whose translation MTFGGFSVDWRVWAIRGAVTVPENTEGAMREAVTELIDALEERNQLDPSCIISATFSVTRDLDAVFPAAIARQRPQWDNVALLDVQHMHVEGSLPCCIRILMHVQLPALHDKIHHVYLRGARDLRPDLVVTG comes from the coding sequence ATGACCTTTGGAGGTTTCAGCGTGGACTGGCGAGTGTGGGCAATTCGAGGAGCAGTGACGGTACCAGAAAACACCGAGGGGGCGATGCGGGAGGCGGTGACTGAACTGATCGATGCCCTCGAAGAGCGAAACCAACTGGACCCCAGCTGCATCATCAGCGCCACCTTTTCGGTCACCCGCGACCTGGATGCGGTGTTCCCCGCCGCGATCGCCCGCCAGCGCCCCCAGTGGGACAACGTCGCCCTGCTGGATGTCCAGCACATGCATGTGGAGGGCAGCCTGCCCTGCTGCATTCGCATTCTCATGCACGTACAGCTTCCCGCCCTCCACGACAAAATTCACCACGTCTACCTGCGCGGTGCCCGTGATCTGCGCCCCGACCTGGTCGTAACCGGTTAA
- the crtR gene encoding beta-carotene hydroxylase translates to MSAAAEPLTIRRTVPPDLLKTEGGLSPNTLMFVASVGLISLSTVGYFCWHWASWCVFLMNVLSLHLSGTVIHDASHNSAHRNRTINALLGHGSALILGFSFPVFTRVHLQHHAHVNDPENDPDHFVSTGGPLWLIAARFFYHEIYFFKRRLWRNLELLEWFLGRFAVGLLVFTAWRFDFLGYIFNYWFSPALVVGIALGLFFDYLPHRPFQERDRWKNARVYPSPILNLLIMGQNYHLVHHLWPSVPWYKYKPTYEVMQPLLDEKGSPQSLGLLQMKDFFGFLYDLFLGIRLKRH, encoded by the coding sequence ATGTCGGCGGCAGCTGAGCCCCTGACGATTCGAAGAACGGTCCCCCCCGACCTCCTGAAAACGGAGGGTGGGCTGAGTCCCAATACTCTCATGTTTGTAGCCTCCGTTGGACTGATTAGTCTGTCTACGGTGGGCTATTTTTGTTGGCACTGGGCCAGCTGGTGCGTCTTTTTGATGAATGTGCTATCTCTGCACCTGTCAGGGACAGTGATTCACGACGCCAGCCACAACTCGGCTCACCGCAATCGGACTATCAATGCCCTGCTGGGGCACGGTAGCGCCCTAATCTTGGGGTTTTCGTTTCCGGTCTTCACGCGGGTGCATCTACAGCACCACGCTCACGTCAACGATCCCGAAAACGATCCCGACCATTTTGTCTCCACAGGCGGACCACTGTGGCTGATTGCGGCCCGTTTTTTCTACCACGAAATCTATTTCTTTAAGCGTCGCCTCTGGCGCAACTTGGAGCTGCTGGAGTGGTTTTTGGGCCGCTTTGCCGTGGGTCTGCTGGTCTTTACGGCCTGGCGCTTTGACTTTCTGGGCTATATCTTCAACTACTGGTTTTCGCCCGCCCTGGTGGTGGGCATTGCCCTGGGTTTGTTTTTTGACTACCTGCCCCATCGGCCCTTTCAGGAGCGCGATCGCTGGAAGAATGCCCGGGTCTACCCCAGCCCCATTCTCAACCTGCTGATCATGGGCCAGAACTACCACCTGGTGCACCACCTGTGGCCCTCGGTGCCCTGGTACAAGTACAAGCCCACCTACGAAGTGATGCAGCCGTTGCTCGACGAAAAAGGGTCGCCCCAGTCTCTGGGGCTGCTCCAGATGAAAGATTTCTTCGGGTTTCTCTACGACTTGTTTTTGGGCATTCGCCTGAAGCGGCACTGA